A single genomic interval of Aureliella helgolandensis harbors:
- a CDS encoding DNA gyrase/topoisomerase IV subunit B, whose product MATATNSYSAADIVALEGLEPVRKRPGMYIGGVGSAGLHHLVWEILDNSVDEAMNGHASEITVTLHKDGQTITVSDNGRGIPVDKHAKTGKSALEIVLTVLHAGGKFEGKNYKTSGGLHGVGASAVNALSKHLVAVIRRDGNQYKMEFSQGKPLGKLQKAKGTFRGSGTTITFTPDPTIFPRTEFNPDTIRSRLEVTSFLHRAVKVNYSDEVNNKKETFFHENGIVDYLGKVIEERHARSIHEVPFTLHKNADERLEVALKWTESTDEHVRSYVNGIPTASGGTHENGFRSGMSKAIRNYFETHSLIPRGIKISHEDIREGVVAIVSLFVPEPQFQGQTKDRLNNSEAQSIVDNAMRAALEQWLNNNTSLAESVVARIIASARARAASRAASESVSRKTATSRAMLPGKLSDCLSAGRGHSELFIVEGDSAGGSAKQGRDRHYQAILPLRGKVLNTENATLKKVLDNKEIQDMVTALGCGIGKDLNVARIRYERVILLADADSDGHHITTLLLTFFYRHMPALIADGRVFIAVPPLYRVDIGKETFWAADEAARDQILANSSKRDKAEITRFKGLGEMMPKTLWDTTLNPATRRLLKVEIDDQLETDRVVADLMGRDASARFRFIMDRAEEAEELDV is encoded by the coding sequence ATGGCCACCGCCACGAATTCATACAGTGCTGCCGATATCGTCGCACTCGAGGGATTGGAGCCAGTTCGCAAACGACCAGGGATGTACATCGGCGGAGTTGGCTCGGCTGGCCTCCATCACTTGGTTTGGGAAATCCTCGACAACTCGGTTGACGAAGCGATGAATGGGCACGCTTCCGAGATCACGGTCACCCTCCATAAAGACGGTCAAACGATCACCGTGTCCGACAACGGTCGTGGCATTCCTGTCGACAAGCATGCCAAGACAGGTAAGAGCGCGCTGGAAATCGTTCTCACCGTCCTGCACGCCGGCGGGAAATTCGAAGGCAAGAACTACAAGACCTCTGGTGGTTTGCACGGCGTGGGGGCGTCGGCCGTCAACGCGCTTTCGAAACACTTGGTGGCTGTCATTCGACGCGATGGCAATCAATATAAAATGGAGTTCTCCCAGGGCAAACCATTGGGAAAGCTCCAAAAGGCGAAGGGTACGTTTCGCGGTTCGGGGACGACCATTACCTTTACGCCCGACCCCACCATTTTTCCGCGCACCGAGTTTAATCCAGATACCATCCGCTCCCGTCTGGAAGTAACGAGCTTTCTCCACCGCGCGGTGAAAGTCAATTACAGCGATGAGGTCAACAACAAGAAAGAGACTTTCTTCCATGAAAATGGAATCGTCGACTATCTAGGAAAAGTCATCGAGGAACGCCATGCGCGCTCCATTCACGAAGTACCTTTCACGTTGCACAAGAATGCCGACGAACGTCTCGAAGTTGCCTTGAAATGGACCGAATCGACCGATGAACACGTGCGTTCCTACGTCAATGGAATACCAACCGCCAGTGGCGGCACGCATGAAAATGGTTTTCGCTCAGGTATGAGCAAGGCCATCCGCAACTATTTTGAAACCCACAGCCTGATCCCACGCGGTATCAAAATCTCCCATGAAGATATCCGAGAGGGGGTAGTGGCAATCGTTTCATTGTTTGTTCCCGAACCGCAATTCCAGGGACAAACCAAGGATCGTCTCAATAATTCCGAGGCGCAGTCTATCGTGGACAATGCCATGCGGGCCGCGCTGGAACAATGGCTCAACAACAATACCTCCCTAGCAGAATCCGTTGTTGCCCGAATTATTGCATCGGCACGCGCACGGGCCGCTTCGCGAGCAGCCTCGGAGTCGGTTTCGCGGAAGACAGCCACATCGCGGGCCATGCTCCCCGGTAAGCTGAGTGACTGCCTGTCCGCCGGGCGGGGGCATTCCGAACTGTTCATTGTGGAAGGTGATTCTGCCGGTGGTAGTGCCAAACAGGGACGCGATCGGCACTACCAAGCCATTCTGCCATTGCGTGGTAAAGTACTGAACACCGAAAATGCCACACTTAAAAAAGTCCTGGATAACAAAGAAATTCAGGATATGGTTACCGCCCTTGGCTGTGGCATTGGCAAAGACCTCAACGTAGCGCGCATTCGCTACGAACGGGTGATTCTGCTAGCAGATGCGGATTCCGATGGGCACCACATCACCACCTTATTGTTAACCTTCTTCTATCGACACATGCCAGCGCTAATTGCCGATGGCCGCGTGTTTATTGCCGTACCGCCGCTGTATCGCGTCGATATTGGAAAAGAGACATTTTGGGCAGCGGACGAAGCAGCCCGAGACCAGATCTTGGCAAATTCCAGCAAACGCGACAAAGCAGAGATCACTCGGTTTAAAGGACTCGGTGAAATGATGCCTAAAACCCTGTGGGACACAACGCTCAACCCAGCCACCCGACGCCTGCTGAAAGTCGAAATCGACGACCAACTCGAGACCGACCGCGTCGTTGCCGATCTAATGGGACGCGACGCGTCGGCGCGCTTCCGATTTATCATGGATCGCGCCGAAGAGGCCGAAGAGCTAGATGTCTAA
- a CDS encoding response regulator, whose translation MAGADTLPEPDDNSEERKSSSATSAATVEPQPQPTELPTPNRVVLVLEDDLVQLRLLQQHLESLGLTLLTARSIAEAQQHLSENRPQLAIFDVNLPDGSGLELCEQLDSDPRHCTMPIIVLSSMTGNDMIRKTRASGGCYFVGKPYDPNVLLILIERALGESLQ comes from the coding sequence ATGGCAGGCGCCGATACACTTCCCGAACCTGACGATAACTCGGAGGAACGCAAATCCTCCTCAGCAACCTCTGCAGCTACCGTCGAACCACAACCTCAGCCGACTGAGCTTCCTACGCCGAATCGTGTGGTGTTGGTCCTGGAAGATGATCTAGTGCAATTGCGGTTGTTGCAACAACATCTCGAATCTCTCGGACTGACTCTACTCACCGCCCGATCCATTGCGGAAGCACAACAACATCTGAGCGAAAACCGGCCTCAATTGGCCATCTTCGATGTGAATCTTCCGGATGGTTCTGGCCTCGAATTGTGCGAACAACTCGACTCCGACCCGAGGCATTGCACGATGCCGATCATCGTCTTGAGCAGCATGACCGGCAACGACATGATTCGCAAAACACGTGCGTCCGGCGGATGCTATTTTGTGGGCAAACCCTACGATCCCAATGTGCTATTGATCCTAATTGAACGCGCGCTCGGCGAGTCCTTGCAGTAG
- a CDS encoding transglutaminase TgpA family protein has protein sequence MDISKVKLLRRSLSLHFAIIAWLTAMLVATGTGSFFLPILIFFVSLSAYIFVDTLEWFEVGRIGSYLLMTIATTIALGGYIYSAFYASSEAGQLLAVASLLVYPEAVLFLQKKNLRIFEQLAVFLLLEMVVAALVNDNILFGMLLAPIMILWVSSLFLFARYATLLNIDPNIDQPIPHLAELIYQQFRRKKSAAATAQPMVECGIITSQNAQGSRVSRRLLQSIPIGFGAIAFAAVFFYLLPRTSPAGLSQPLGLTASSGLPRKLTIGGMAKLKMDSSPVMRVSFTYAGKKTVYPMNEAPYLRARVMDSYLSVSSYSRSQNGEWVYAGMTSFRKMPTIEAVNSLRAARRDLVELEIDLRRRYLPTLFTVTSSYNSRPDQQVKLRYDYINSLLEELEPMAVPSGKFVVYKFGAASFQFGRQVPISPVTIGDSIRERMSFERNRVRLELGFRGMQELDAYRQDLLSKQGVPPESVFQIAQTIENDLMNSGKFTYSLDLKPPADPGVDPIEDFVINQRSGHCQYFASAMLAMLRQSGIPARMVVGYHPREYNYQGDYFAVRQSDAHAWVEALFRRDQLVGTSVERWLTDDAYFWVRFDPTPGLAGGDDEIIGQDGQTLDYAEKLWKDYVVDGQKLSTENSLYAPVAENGKTAYENLIRQMKALKAALLNGQFFQSGSGVELAGPLLVLVALTVAMAFFIWRFIVLLPQLAPSLAKRLGVGKPAEAIQHRVFARTMKLLERIGLRRGVAETPSEFTTAAARTLQPSSGAEAASVGSALSTLTEHYYAQRFGPQRSQSSSELERVQGALDIVEQAVTQEAGNGRKREQRRESSR, from the coding sequence ATGGACATCTCAAAAGTAAAACTGCTCCGCCGGAGCTTGAGTTTGCATTTCGCCATTATTGCATGGCTGACCGCCATGCTAGTGGCTACAGGTACGGGTAGCTTTTTTCTGCCGATCCTCATCTTCTTTGTAAGTTTGTCAGCTTACATTTTCGTCGATACGCTTGAATGGTTCGAAGTCGGGCGAATCGGTAGTTACTTGTTGATGACGATTGCGACGACGATCGCCTTAGGCGGCTACATCTACAGTGCTTTTTATGCTTCGTCCGAAGCGGGGCAATTGCTAGCCGTCGCGAGCTTGTTGGTCTATCCCGAAGCGGTCTTGTTTCTGCAGAAGAAAAATCTTCGAATCTTTGAGCAGCTGGCCGTTTTTCTACTACTCGAAATGGTGGTGGCTGCTTTAGTCAACGACAACATCCTGTTTGGCATGCTGCTTGCGCCCATCATGATTCTGTGGGTTTCGTCTCTCTTCTTGTTTGCACGATATGCGACTCTTTTAAACATTGACCCTAACATCGATCAGCCTATTCCGCACTTGGCAGAACTGATCTACCAACAGTTTAGGCGGAAGAAGTCCGCCGCTGCGACCGCGCAACCAATGGTTGAATGTGGGATTATCACCAGCCAGAATGCGCAAGGAAGTCGAGTGAGTCGTCGCCTACTTCAATCCATTCCCATTGGTTTTGGGGCCATCGCATTCGCGGCAGTATTTTTCTATCTGTTGCCGCGAACGTCGCCAGCAGGGCTAAGCCAGCCACTGGGGTTGACCGCGAGCAGCGGTCTGCCCCGCAAGCTCACCATTGGCGGCATGGCCAAGCTCAAGATGGACAGCTCACCGGTGATGCGGGTTAGCTTCACCTATGCGGGAAAGAAAACGGTCTACCCGATGAACGAGGCTCCCTATCTACGCGCTCGGGTCATGGATTCCTACCTATCTGTCAGTTCCTACAGCCGTTCGCAAAATGGCGAATGGGTTTATGCTGGAATGACTTCGTTTCGCAAGATGCCGACAATTGAAGCGGTGAATTCGCTCCGCGCGGCGCGACGCGACTTAGTGGAATTAGAAATTGACTTGCGACGCCGGTACTTACCTACCCTTTTTACGGTGACCTCCAGCTATAACTCCCGCCCCGACCAGCAGGTAAAACTTCGATACGACTACATCAATTCTCTGCTTGAAGAATTGGAACCAATGGCGGTTCCCAGTGGGAAATTTGTGGTCTACAAGTTCGGTGCTGCTAGTTTTCAGTTCGGGAGGCAAGTGCCTATCAGCCCGGTGACCATTGGTGATTCCATCCGAGAGCGGATGTCCTTCGAACGAAATCGTGTCAGGTTGGAGTTGGGATTTCGGGGCATGCAGGAACTCGACGCCTATCGCCAAGATTTATTGAGCAAGCAGGGTGTGCCCCCTGAGTCCGTTTTTCAAATTGCGCAGACAATTGAGAACGATCTCATGAACTCGGGCAAGTTTACGTATAGTTTAGATTTGAAGCCGCCGGCGGACCCTGGGGTGGACCCCATTGAGGATTTTGTCATCAATCAGCGGTCGGGCCACTGTCAGTATTTTGCATCCGCCATGTTAGCAATGTTGCGTCAATCCGGAATTCCGGCTCGGATGGTGGTCGGGTATCACCCTCGTGAGTACAACTACCAAGGCGATTATTTTGCGGTGCGTCAAAGCGATGCCCATGCTTGGGTCGAGGCGCTGTTTCGACGCGACCAACTTGTCGGCACGAGTGTAGAGCGGTGGTTGACAGACGACGCCTATTTTTGGGTCCGCTTCGATCCAACCCCCGGACTCGCCGGAGGAGATGATGAGATCATTGGGCAAGATGGACAGACGCTCGATTACGCGGAGAAACTCTGGAAAGACTACGTGGTTGATGGCCAAAAATTGAGCACTGAGAACAGTCTTTATGCGCCAGTAGCGGAAAATGGAAAGACTGCTTATGAGAATCTAATTCGCCAGATGAAGGCCTTGAAAGCCGCTCTTCTAAATGGTCAATTCTTTCAATCCGGAAGTGGCGTCGAACTGGCTGGACCATTGCTAGTGTTGGTAGCCCTGACGGTTGCCATGGCCTTTTTTATCTGGCGTTTTATCGTGTTGTTGCCGCAACTCGCTCCCAGCCTCGCGAAGCGATTGGGAGTTGGGAAACCCGCTGAGGCAATTCAACATCGCGTCTTTGCCAGAACCATGAAATTGCTAGAACGCATCGGCTTGCGACGCGGGGTAGCAGAAACGCCGAGCGAATTCACGACGGCGGCTGCTCGAACTTTGCAGCCTTCATCAGGGGCGGAAGCCGCAAGCGTTGGGAGCGCGCTGTCAACACTAACCGAGCATTACTACGCGCAGCGTTTTGGACCGCAACGCAGTCAATCATCTAGTGAATTGGAGCGAGTCCAGGGGGCGCTCGATATCGTGGAGCAGGCGGTCACTCAAGAAGCTGGCAATGGTCGAAAGCGTGAACAGCGAAGGGAATCGTCGCGTTAG